In Elaeis guineensis isolate ETL-2024a chromosome 1, EG11, whole genome shotgun sequence, a genomic segment contains:
- the LOC105060305 gene encoding D-aminoacyl-tRNA deacylase isoform X3, which yields MESFANGDVRLLKHENSIVAEDDLDRRWEAATGESVAEVIFLSRHTAVSNRPALTVHPIGVPHLREDEIPPQGGRPGWAALPNPRIGPWLRLLKKIADSLGLLPEFEVTLEATHHGPVVNTPTLFLEIGSTEEYWGRQDAAQAIALLMWEGLGLGGGGSVGEWKGNSGKNKVLLGVGGGHYAPRHCDIVVKDGVWVGHLLSGYSLPMEDPNQKKVKTSEKTIGGTWKQSIKVAYEATVSAFPGGEVLAHLDHKSFKGWQKNAITSFLAEQNIKIGKPEDFF from the exons ATGGAGAGCTTCGCGAATGGGGATGTGAGGCTGTTGAAGCACGAGAACAGCATCGTGGCGGAGGACGATCTGGACCGCCGCTGGGAGGCCGCCACGGGAGAATCCGTCGCGGAGGTCATCTTCCTCAGCCGCCACACAGCCGTCTCCAACCGCCCCGCCCTCACCGTCCACCCTATCGGTGTGCCGCACCTGCGGGAGGACGAGATCCCGCCGCAGGGAGGACGCCCCGGCTGGGCCGCCCTGCCCAACCCTCGGATAGGCCCCTGGCTCCGGTTGCTCAAGAAGATCGCCGATTCCCTGGGTCTCCTTCCGGAGTTCGAG GTTACTCTAGAGGCAACTCATCATGGACCTGTGGTTAATACGCCAACCTTGTTCTTGGAGATAG gAAGCACAGAAGAGTACTGGGGTAGGCAAGATGCTGCTCAAGCTATCGCTCTA CTTATGTGGGAAGGACTTGGCCTTGGAGGAGGTGGTAGTGTGGGAGAGTGGAAAGG GAACAGTGGTAAAAATAAAGTCCTTCTGGGAGTAGGAGGCGGTCATTATGCTCCTCGCCACTGTGATATCGTTGT aaaAGATGGTGTATGGGTTGGGCACCTTCTATCAGGATATTCCTTACCGATGGAAGATCCTAACCAGAAGAAAGTAAAAACAAGTGAGAAAACCATCGGTGGAACCTGGAAACAATCAATCAAAGTTGCATACGAGGCTACTGTATCAGCTTTTCCAGGAGGGGAAGTTCTAGCACATCTAGATCACAA GAGCTTTAAGGGCTGGCAGAAGAATGCCATTACAAGCTTCTTGGCAGAGCAGAACATAAAGATCGGAAAACCTGAGGACTTCTTTTAA
- the LOC105060305 gene encoding D-aminoacyl-tRNA deacylase isoform X4, producing the protein MVTLVVATTADPASVGPASAFLAMPGWNPGPSLSEGMESFANGDVRLLKHENSIVAEDDLDRRWEAATGESVAEVIFLSRHTAVSNRPALTVHPIGVPHLREDEIPPQGGRPGWAALPNPRIGPWLRLLKKIADSLGLLPEFEVTLEATHHGPVVNTPTLFLEIGSTEEYWGRQDAAQAIALLMWEGLGLGGGGSVGEWKGNSGKNKVLLGVGGGHYAPRHCDIVVSFKGWQKNAITSFLAEQNIKIGKPEDFF; encoded by the exons ATGGTGACGCTAGTGGTGGCGACGACCGCAGACCCCGCCTCTGTCGGCcccgcctccgccttcctcgccatgCCCGGCTGGAACCCCGGCCCCTCCCTCTCC GAGGGGATGGAGAGCTTCGCGAATGGGGATGTGAGGCTGTTGAAGCACGAGAACAGCATCGTGGCGGAGGACGATCTGGACCGCCGCTGGGAGGCCGCCACGGGAGAATCCGTCGCGGAGGTCATCTTCCTCAGCCGCCACACAGCCGTCTCCAACCGCCCCGCCCTCACCGTCCACCCTATCGGTGTGCCGCACCTGCGGGAGGACGAGATCCCGCCGCAGGGAGGACGCCCCGGCTGGGCCGCCCTGCCCAACCCTCGGATAGGCCCCTGGCTCCGGTTGCTCAAGAAGATCGCCGATTCCCTGGGTCTCCTTCCGGAGTTCGAG GTTACTCTAGAGGCAACTCATCATGGACCTGTGGTTAATACGCCAACCTTGTTCTTGGAGATAG gAAGCACAGAAGAGTACTGGGGTAGGCAAGATGCTGCTCAAGCTATCGCTCTA CTTATGTGGGAAGGACTTGGCCTTGGAGGAGGTGGTAGTGTGGGAGAGTGGAAAGG GAACAGTGGTAAAAATAAAGTCCTTCTGGGAGTAGGAGGCGGTCATTATGCTCCTCGCCACTGTGATATCGTTGT GAGCTTTAAGGGCTGGCAGAAGAATGCCATTACAAGCTTCTTGGCAGAGCAGAACATAAAGATCGGAAAACCTGAGGACTTCTTTTAA
- the LOC105060305 gene encoding D-aminoacyl-tRNA deacylase isoform X1: MVTLVVATTADPASVGPASAFLAMPGWNPGPSLSEGMESFANGDVRLLKHENSIVAEDDLDRRWEAATGESVAEVIFLSRHTAVSNRPALTVHPIGVPHLREDEIPPQGGRPGWAALPNPRIGPWLRLLKKIADSLGLLPEFEVTLEATHHGPVVNTPTLFLEIGSTEEYWGRQDAAQAIALLMWEGLGLGGGGSVGEWKGNSGKNKVLLGVGGGHYAPRHCDIVVKDGVWVGHLLSGYSLPMEDPNQKKVKTSEKTIGGTWKQSIKVAYEATVSAFPGGEVLAHLDHKSFKGWQKNAITSFLAEQNIKIGKPEDFF; encoded by the exons ATGGTGACGCTAGTGGTGGCGACGACCGCAGACCCCGCCTCTGTCGGCcccgcctccgccttcctcgccatgCCCGGCTGGAACCCCGGCCCCTCCCTCTCC GAGGGGATGGAGAGCTTCGCGAATGGGGATGTGAGGCTGTTGAAGCACGAGAACAGCATCGTGGCGGAGGACGATCTGGACCGCCGCTGGGAGGCCGCCACGGGAGAATCCGTCGCGGAGGTCATCTTCCTCAGCCGCCACACAGCCGTCTCCAACCGCCCCGCCCTCACCGTCCACCCTATCGGTGTGCCGCACCTGCGGGAGGACGAGATCCCGCCGCAGGGAGGACGCCCCGGCTGGGCCGCCCTGCCCAACCCTCGGATAGGCCCCTGGCTCCGGTTGCTCAAGAAGATCGCCGATTCCCTGGGTCTCCTTCCGGAGTTCGAG GTTACTCTAGAGGCAACTCATCATGGACCTGTGGTTAATACGCCAACCTTGTTCTTGGAGATAG gAAGCACAGAAGAGTACTGGGGTAGGCAAGATGCTGCTCAAGCTATCGCTCTA CTTATGTGGGAAGGACTTGGCCTTGGAGGAGGTGGTAGTGTGGGAGAGTGGAAAGG GAACAGTGGTAAAAATAAAGTCCTTCTGGGAGTAGGAGGCGGTCATTATGCTCCTCGCCACTGTGATATCGTTGT aaaAGATGGTGTATGGGTTGGGCACCTTCTATCAGGATATTCCTTACCGATGGAAGATCCTAACCAGAAGAAAGTAAAAACAAGTGAGAAAACCATCGGTGGAACCTGGAAACAATCAATCAAAGTTGCATACGAGGCTACTGTATCAGCTTTTCCAGGAGGGGAAGTTCTAGCACATCTAGATCACAA GAGCTTTAAGGGCTGGCAGAAGAATGCCATTACAAGCTTCTTGGCAGAGCAGAACATAAAGATCGGAAAACCTGAGGACTTCTTTTAA
- the LOC105060305 gene encoding D-aminoacyl-tRNA deacylase isoform X2, translating to MVTLVVATTADPASVGPASAFLAMPGWNPGPSLSEGMESFANGDVRLLKHENSIVAEDDLDRRWEAATGESVAEVIFLSRHTAVSNRPALTVHPIGVPHLREDEIPPQGGRPGWAALPNPRIGPWLRLLKKIADSLGLLPEFEVTLEATHHGPVVNTPTLFLEIGSTEEYWGRQDAAQAIALLMWEGLGLGGGGSVGEWKGKDGVWVGHLLSGYSLPMEDPNQKKVKTSEKTIGGTWKQSIKVAYEATVSAFPGGEVLAHLDHKSFKGWQKNAITSFLAEQNIKIGKPEDFF from the exons ATGGTGACGCTAGTGGTGGCGACGACCGCAGACCCCGCCTCTGTCGGCcccgcctccgccttcctcgccatgCCCGGCTGGAACCCCGGCCCCTCCCTCTCC GAGGGGATGGAGAGCTTCGCGAATGGGGATGTGAGGCTGTTGAAGCACGAGAACAGCATCGTGGCGGAGGACGATCTGGACCGCCGCTGGGAGGCCGCCACGGGAGAATCCGTCGCGGAGGTCATCTTCCTCAGCCGCCACACAGCCGTCTCCAACCGCCCCGCCCTCACCGTCCACCCTATCGGTGTGCCGCACCTGCGGGAGGACGAGATCCCGCCGCAGGGAGGACGCCCCGGCTGGGCCGCCCTGCCCAACCCTCGGATAGGCCCCTGGCTCCGGTTGCTCAAGAAGATCGCCGATTCCCTGGGTCTCCTTCCGGAGTTCGAG GTTACTCTAGAGGCAACTCATCATGGACCTGTGGTTAATACGCCAACCTTGTTCTTGGAGATAG gAAGCACAGAAGAGTACTGGGGTAGGCAAGATGCTGCTCAAGCTATCGCTCTA CTTATGTGGGAAGGACTTGGCCTTGGAGGAGGTGGTAGTGTGGGAGAGTGGAAAGG aaaAGATGGTGTATGGGTTGGGCACCTTCTATCAGGATATTCCTTACCGATGGAAGATCCTAACCAGAAGAAAGTAAAAACAAGTGAGAAAACCATCGGTGGAACCTGGAAACAATCAATCAAAGTTGCATACGAGGCTACTGTATCAGCTTTTCCAGGAGGGGAAGTTCTAGCACATCTAGATCACAA GAGCTTTAAGGGCTGGCAGAAGAATGCCATTACAAGCTTCTTGGCAGAGCAGAACATAAAGATCGGAAAACCTGAGGACTTCTTTTAA